In Erpetoichthys calabaricus chromosome 4, fErpCal1.3, whole genome shotgun sequence, one genomic interval encodes:
- the LOC114651009 gene encoding olfactory receptor 4E1-like produces MTFTAENDTSILYLQGFNFHANMTIPLFLCFFIIYLSIVVGNVAVIHAIIVNRNLHEPMYILLCNMSVCDLIGSAALLPRLMADLFAEVRPITFGLCITQAFSIHLYGTASQLILTVMAYDRYVAICDPLRYTSIMTSTTLMKLCCFAWGGAFILITILIGITARLPRCGKTLLAVFCNNSSLFSLSCVNTTLVNLYGLIITYFLSVFSLVTIVLTYSKILYSCLYKNDNRSKRKAIHTCATHLILYIFYEVILLFSIIVQRYPTGDTEVRKAIGILIMIIPPLLNPLIYGMNTKEIRRTVFRIVSHKMLK; encoded by the coding sequence ATGACTTTCACTGCCGAAAATGACACGTCTATTTTATACCTACAAGGATTCAATTTTCATGCTAATATGACCATCCCTCTGTTTCTTtgctttttcattatatatttaagTATTGTTGTTGGGAATGTTGCGGTAATACATGCGATTATTGTCAATCGAAATCTGCATGAGCCAATGTACATATTGTTGTGTAACATGTCTGTCTGTGATTTAATTGGAAGCGCAGCTTTGTTACCTAGACTGATGGCAGACTTATTCGCGGAGGTGAGACCAATCACATTTGGACTCTGCATTACTCAGGCGTTTAGTATTCATTTGTATGGCACAGCTTCCCAGTTAATATTGACCGTGATGGCTTACGACAGGTACGTTGCTATTTGTGACCCACTGCGGTACACCTCGATAATGACAAGTACAACTCTTATGAAACTGTGCTGCTTTGCGTGGGGAGGAGCGTTCATTCTAATTACCATTTTGATCGGAATAACAGCTAGGCTCCCGAGATGTGGGAAAACATTATTGGCAGTTTTTTGCAACAACTCTTCCCTATTTTCACTGTCCTGTGTAAACACAACTTTGGTTAACCTCTACGGATTGATAATAACCTATTTCCTTAGTGTTTTCTCGCTTGTAACAATCGTCTTGACATACAGTAAAATTCTCTACAGCTGCTTGTATAAAAACGACAACCGCAGCAAGCGAAAAGCCATTCACACCTGTGCTACACATttaattctatatattttttacgAAGTAATCTTGTTATTCAGCATAATTGTACAACGATATCCAACTGGAGATACAGAAGTGCGCAAAGCAATAggaatattaataatgataataccaCCTCTACTTAATCCACTAATTTATGGaatgaatacaaaagaaatccGAAGGACTGTATTTCGCATTGTGTCacataaaatgctgaaataa
- the LOC114651010 gene encoding olfactory receptor 142-like, whose protein sequence is MMGFIAQNNTSILYLEGFSFQENMVIPVFLFFFTIYFTIVVGNVSVMRVIIVNRHLHEPMYILLCNMSLCDLIGSTALLPRLMVDLFAEVKSISFELCFTQAFCIHFYGTASKLILIVMAYDRYVAICNPLRYTAILTGTTLVKLCCFMWGVALILIVITLGLTVRLPRCGTTILLIFCNNVSLFSLSCVDTTLNSIFGLATTYFLSTFSFTTIVWTYGKILYTCLIKRDNNSKRKAIHTCATHLTVYIFYEVIVLFTVIAQRYPSTNTNIRNSIGILIMITSPLLNPIIYGINTKEIRRNVFRFEPLKILDNNQ, encoded by the coding sequence ATGATGGGTTTCATTGCCCAAAATAACACTTCTATTTTATACTTAGAAGGCTTCAGTTTTCAGGAAAATATGGTTATTCccgtgtttcttttctttttcaccaTATATTTTACTATTGTTGTTGGAAATGTTTCAGTAATGCGGGTGATTATTGTTAATCGACACCTGCACGAGCCAATGTATATATTGTTGTGCAACATGTCACTTTGTGATTTAATTGGAAGCACTGCTTTGTTGCCTCGGCTGATGGTGGATTTATTCGCAGAAGTGAAATCGATTTCCTTTGAACTATGCTTTACTCAGgctttttgtattcatttttatggCACAGCCTCCAAATTAATATTAATCGTGATGGCCTACGACAGGTACGTTGCTATCTGTAACCCACTTCGGTACACCGCAATCCTGACTGGGACAACTCTGGTCAAACTGTGCTGCTTTATGTGGGGAGTTGCGCTTATTTTAATTGTCATTACGCTTGGACTAACAGTGAGGCTTCCGAGATGCGGTACAACAATACTCTTAATATTCTGCAACAATGTTTCACTCTTTTCACTGTCCTGTGTTGACACAACTTTGAATAGCATTTTCGGATTGGCAACAACCTACTTCCTTAGTACCTTTTCGTTCACGACAATCGTTTGGACATACGGTAAAATTCTTTATACCTGCTTGATTAAACGTGACAACAACAGTAAGCGGAAAGCCATTCACACTTGTGCTACACATTTGACTGTGTATATTTTCTACGAAGTAATCGTATTATTTACAGTTATAGCACAACGCTATCCATCTACAAATACAAATATACGTAACTCAATAGGAATACTGATAATGATTACATCGCCGCTCTTGAATCCAATAATTTATGGAATTAATACAAAGGAAATTCGAAGAAATGTATTTCGTTTCGAACCACTAAAAATATTAGATAATAATCAGTAA